From Argopecten irradians isolate NY chromosome 2, Ai_NY, whole genome shotgun sequence, the proteins below share one genomic window:
- the LOC138315925 gene encoding alpha-(1,3)-fucosyltransferase C-like — MGRSGLVCRWRSQLKVFVVIVVLLNMFIAPLTYHSVRAPAAESKRVKRLKMDKSFLVSLYNPPPWLVELYQRTDPKQCRYTNCRWSVDKYLHSVSDVIVFHGPSLDRIPIIRSPDQTWVMISLESPLNFGPNYKLPAWKSVFNWTMTYRKDSDIYFPYSEVIKKENFKDDQNYTQVLKDKKYSISWAVSHCGAASERDKYVEYLNSYVDDINTFGKCGKFYCGEWEDSEICFTKMAKEHKFVLSFENSFCTDYITEKAFIPYTENIVPIVRGGSKYSTFLPKGTYIDTNDFTTVKELADHIIEIDRHRNMYQDILTRKNQYTLSPKTATYQRAICQVCEKLNTEQNRITTYSDITAWLWKNGGCFYPKDVMSQ; from the coding sequence GGCGCAGTGGATTGGTGTGTAGATGGCGTTCACAGCTGAAGGTGTTCGTGGTCATCGTTGTACTGTTAAACATGTTCATCGCCCCTCTCACCTACCACTCCGTCAGGGCACCTGCTGCAGAATCAAAGAGAGTTAAGAGGTTGAAGATGGACAAGTCGTTTTTAGTGTCACTGTATAACCCGCCTCCCTGGCTTGTTGAACTGTACCAGAGAACTGATCCCAAACAATGTCGGTACACTAACTGTCGCTGGAGTGTCGACAAATACCTTCACAGTGTCAGTGACGTCATCGTGTTTCACGGTCCCTCTCTTGACAGAATCCCAATAATCAGATCACCAGACCAAACATGGGTAATGATCTCTTTAGAAAGTCCGTTAAACTTTGGACCGAATTACAAACTCCCAGCGTGGAAGTCGGTGTTTAACTGGACTATGACGTATAGGAAAGACTCGGATATTTATTTCCCATATTCTGAAGTCATCAAGAAAGAAAACTTTAAAGATGACCAAAACTACACTCAAGTATTAAAAGATAAGAAATATTCCATTTCTTGGGCAGTTTCTCACTGCGGTGCAGCCAGTGAACGAGATAAATACGTTGAATATCTAAACAGTTATGTCGACGATATCAACACGTTCGGCAAGTGTGGAAAATTTTACTGTGGCGAGTGGGAAGACTCGGAGATATGTTTTACAAAAATGGCAAAAGAACATAAATTTGTGTTGTCTTTTGAAAATTCCTTTTGCACTGACTATATCACAGAGAAAGCCTTTATACCGTATACCGAAAACATTGTACCGATAGTTCGGGGCGGTTCCAAATATAGTACATTCCTTCCGAAAGGGACATACATAGACACGAACGACTTTACGACAGTTAAGGAACTGGCTGACCACATCATAGAgatagacagacatagaaaTATGTATCAGGATATTCTAACACGTAAAAACCAATATACTCTTTCTCCAAAGACAGCTACCTACCAACGGGCTATCTGTCAAGTTTGTGAGAAACTGAACACTGAGCAAAACCGCATCACCACGTACTCCGATATAACTGCTTGGCTGTGGAAAAATGGTGGGTGTTTCTACCCTAAAGATGTCAtgtctcaataa